The DNA sequence AAGCCGGTAAGTTTATTACCGGCTTTTTTTTATGCATTAAACCCACATTGCTGCATTAAAAATGCACAATCCCAACCAACAGGAAATAATTTCAGCACCTGGGAAAAAAGTTTTGCAGGACAGATTATTATGATTCCGGGACCGGAACAAATTCAAACGGGATCTTCAACAGCATCTGCAATGATTCTCCCGCTTCAAGAATGATCTCATCATCCTCTTCATATACCCAGCGGACAATCAGTTCGGATGCATCTCCAAGAAGCTCCACCAGTGTTTTCAGAAGATGAAGGACATTTTTTACGGAGGCACTGTTAAGATATTCAAAGCGGAAGGTAAGAACGGTTTTTGCGGCGGGAGAAACAGCGTATTCGTTAAACCAGCTGATAAGTTCATCAAATAACTCCTGCGGATTTTCAGGAATGCACCGTCCTTGAAAGTTCATCTCGCCTGAAGCGGTTAGACGGACAAAAGGAGTAACCGAACTGCCCTTAAGGATCAAATCGTCCATATTCCTGCAATACTACTCATAATGAAGTGATACAATGGGGTCAACTTTTGCTGCTTTCTGCGCCGGGAAATAACCCGAAACAAGCCCGACAAGAAAACAAAGCAAAACCCCTGATATAATCCATTCCCAAGGCACAATAAAAGGAGATTTCATTGACATGGAAACCAGGTTTCCAATCAGCATGCCGAGCAAGGTCCCTGCCAGCCCTCCAAACTGGCCGATCAGGATAGCCTCGAACAGGAACTGCTGCCGGATGGTGGATGCTTTTGCCCCAATTGCTTTTCTAATTCCGATTTCCGTTGTGCGCTCGGTAACGGAAACAAGCATGATATTCATCAAACCCACAGCCGCACCAAACAGAGTAATAATTCCGATAACCGTGGCTGCCAGTGTAACGTATTTAAGGTTTTGAATGAGCATCCGGGCCAGGTTATCGCTTTTCACAATATTGAAATCGCTTTCGTCCTTCACATCCAGATTCCGCACTATTCTGAAAACACCCTCTGCTTCACCAATTGCGGCGTCCATGAAATTCGGGTTATCCGGCCTGACATTGATGGAATAATTCATTCTTGGACGCGAAAAATATTGTCGGACATTGGTATAGGCAAGCAGACAAACTTCATCGCTCCCTCCACCGAAACCTGAGCCTTTTTCCTTCAGCACACCAATTACTCTGTACTTTCCGGCTCCAACGGTAATCAGCTTATCAATCGGATCCTGATTTTTGAAAAGCTTTCGTTCCAGACTTTTTCCTATTACAGCATAGGGAACGTTTCTTAAAATCTCATCGGCCAGAAAAAAACGACCTTTGTCGATCTCGTATCCGGCGGTAATTAAATAATTTTCATCAACACCCATTATAC is a window from the Bacteroidales bacterium genome containing:
- a CDS encoding FtsX-like permease family protein; amino-acid sequence: MNWLRKISLPPVVLENLRIAIGSIRTNMVRSILTMFIIAFGIMALVGILTSIDAIKGAINTQFAFMGANTFAIQSRGVFIQIGSERYRSKNYDYISYKQAEDFKKVYNFPATVSISVFATSTGTVKFANEKSDPNIRIMGVDENYLITAGYEIDKGRFFLADEILRNVPYAVIGKSLERKLFKNQDPIDKLITVGAGKYRVIGVLKEKGSGFGGGSDEVCLLAYTNVRQYFSRPRMNYSINVRPDNPNFMDAAIGEAEGVFRIVRNLDVKDESDFNIVKSDNLARMLIQNLKYVTLAATVIGIITLFGAAVGLMNIMLVSVTERTTEIGIRKAIGAKASTIRQQFLFEAILIGQFGGLAGTLLGMLIGNLVSMSMKSPFIVPWEWIISGVLLCFLVGLVSGYFPAQKAAKVDPIVSLHYE
- a CDS encoding DUF1987 domain-containing protein: MDDLILKGSSVTPFVRLTASGEMNFQGRCIPENPQELFDELISWFNEYAVSPAAKTVLTFRFEYLNSASVKNVLHLLKTLVELLGDASELIVRWVYEEDDEIILEAGESLQMLLKIPFEFVPVPES